Proteins co-encoded in one Hyla sarda isolate aHylSar1 chromosome 4, aHylSar1.hap1, whole genome shotgun sequence genomic window:
- the BLOC1S6 gene encoding biogenesis of lysosome-related organelles complex 1 subunit 6 isoform X1, which yields MEEGGKSHVPAVDSNTSSPGHHVAAAGENIEVIDEGLPDDLPSLDSGAVEQLSEGLISHYLPSLQDSKLALQELTHWVKISRFTTDQEFRTKKCYMSKNFYQAILPCRQNQVVLLDTLEQEISKFRECNSILDINALFSEAKYYHNKLVNIRKEMILLHEKTSKLKKRALKLQQKKQEENLKQEQQRERELEREKQLTAKPAKRT from the exons ATGGAGGAAGGAGGGAAGAGTCATGTTCCAGCAGTAGACAGCAACACATCCTCCCCTGGGCACCATGTTGCTGCAGCAG GAGAAAATATTGAGGTAATCGATGAAGGCTTACCAGACGATCTGCCTTCTCTGGACTCAGGCGCTGTGGAACAGCTGAGTGAGGGGCTCATTTCTCATTACTTGCCCAGTCTTCAAGACTCAAAGCTTGCCTTACAGGAACTTAC GCATTGGGTGAAGATATCCAGATTCACCACTGACCAGGAGTTTAGAACAAAAAAGTGTTATATGTCCAAGAACTTCTATCAAGCTATTTTGCCCTGCAG GCAAAATCAAGTGGTATTATTAGACACACTTGAGCAAGAAATTTCCAAATTTAGAGAGTGTAATTCAATTCTGGATATCAACGCTCTG TTTTCAGAGGCCAAGTATTACCACAACAAGTTAGTGAACATAAGGAAGGAAATGATTCTGTTACATGAAAAGACCTCAAAATTAAAA AAAAGAGCATTGAAGCTCCaacagaaaaagcaggaggaaaaCCTAAAACAAGAACAGCAGCGAGAGCGGGAGCTTGAACGAGAAAAACAGTTAACGGCTAAGCCGGCAAAAAGGACATGA
- the BLOC1S6 gene encoding biogenesis of lysosome-related organelles complex 1 subunit 6 isoform X2, which translates to MEEGGKSHVPAVDSNTSSPGHHVAAAGENIEVIDEGLPDDLPSLDSGAVEQLSEGLISHYLPSLQDSKLALQELTQNQVVLLDTLEQEISKFRECNSILDINALFSEAKYYHNKLVNIRKEMILLHEKTSKLKKRALKLQQKKQEENLKQEQQRERELEREKQLTAKPAKRT; encoded by the exons ATGGAGGAAGGAGGGAAGAGTCATGTTCCAGCAGTAGACAGCAACACATCCTCCCCTGGGCACCATGTTGCTGCAGCAG GAGAAAATATTGAGGTAATCGATGAAGGCTTACCAGACGATCTGCCTTCTCTGGACTCAGGCGCTGTGGAACAGCTGAGTGAGGGGCTCATTTCTCATTACTTGCCCAGTCTTCAAGACTCAAAGCTTGCCTTACAGGAACTTAC GCAAAATCAAGTGGTATTATTAGACACACTTGAGCAAGAAATTTCCAAATTTAGAGAGTGTAATTCAATTCTGGATATCAACGCTCTG TTTTCAGAGGCCAAGTATTACCACAACAAGTTAGTGAACATAAGGAAGGAAATGATTCTGTTACATGAAAAGACCTCAAAATTAAAA AAAAGAGCATTGAAGCTCCaacagaaaaagcaggaggaaaaCCTAAAACAAGAACAGCAGCGAGAGCGGGAGCTTGAACGAGAAAAACAGTTAACGGCTAAGCCGGCAAAAAGGACATGA